Proteins encoded by one window of Streptomyces uncialis:
- a CDS encoding type I polyketide synthase: MPTDTDTDQVVAALRASLLDNQRLRQENRRLRDDSAEPVAIVAMSCRYPGGVQTPEDLWELLVKERDAVAPFPTDRGWDVEGRFDADPDAPGTFYVREGGFLHDATGFDPGFFGISPREALAMDPQQRLLLEASWEAVERAGIDPLTLRGSRTGVWTGVIYSEYASRLDRVPDELEGFLGTGTIPSVASGRIAYTLGLEGPAVTLDTACSSSLVAIHLACQGLRSGDATLALAGGVTVMSTPGLYVGFSRQRGLAPDGRSKSFSSTADGAGFGEGLGLLLLERLSDALRAGHPVLAVIRGSAVNQDGASNGLTAPNGPAQQRVISGALDRAGLAPGEVDMVEAHGTGTTLGDPIEAQALLATYGQGRPADRPLRLGSLKSNLSHTQAAAGVGGVIKTVLAMRHGLLPRTLHIDRPSTQVDWTEGAVSLLTAATPWPQTGRPRRAGVSSFGVSGTNAHVIVESAPPVTSTGPAGSVPRPGVVVWPLSGRDGAALRGQAAALHARVLAEPGLDVLDVGYSLAVGRSRFAERAVVAGSDRDELLTGLAALSRDVDSPRVVRGGGVTPGRSVLVFPGQGSQWVGMAVELLEGSAVFAARMAECERALAPYVDWTLGEALGSAEALARVDVVQPVLWAVMVSLAEVWRSFGVVPDAVVGHSQGEIAAACVAGGLSLDDGARVVALRSRAVGALAGRGGMASVPLPVDVVRERIASWDGRLSVAAVNGPSSTVVSGDADAVTTLVDQLVEQEVRARRIEVDYASHSAHVEEIREQLLADLAGITPLSGPVPFYSSVTGALLDTKALDAEYWYRNLRRTVEFERATRSLLAAGHRVFIETGPHPVLTYGVEDTAADAGAPEALVLSTLRRGEGGLHQMQLALAAAQVRGLPVDWAALFTGTGAQRVDLPTYAFQRRRYWLDALPADRDPVSTGQSAADHPLLGAAVELPDDAGTLFTGRLSLATHPWLADHTVAGAVILPGAAFVELAAHVGRRLGCALVEELTLAAPLLLPGDATDDRAVQLRVLVGAEDDSGRRPVEFHSRPEDATGPDRVWTRHATGTVGVRSPSDGAARPDGTWPPPGAVPLDVDELYELLEAGGIDYGPAFRGLRAAWRAGDEIHAEVARPAGLPGAGRGGFGVHPVLLDAALQATGLREGSRTPGAADGVPLPFSWQRVQIEPSDAPVLRVRLRSDGPDAVTVRITDPSDRAVVTVGSLALRAARADALRASSGSVFRVGWTPVTAPTGPRPVTRWGLLGPRDDRLLPAGFPVVPPSAAPDAVLLICPPSAPAGNPPTGNVPTGTAPAGDTRAGQAPTMADGTVAVGTVAAATSDVATGDALPGDAPPGDAPPGDASARDEGIPAVHAVAASVLEHLQRHLAHDTAAAVPLVVLTRGAPGPPTGEPRPVDLGAAAVWGLLRAAQLEHPDRFVVLDIDRPDSVGDALTELLATGEPQAALRADVLHAPRLLRPTAPRAVAAPGAGPGTGPTTRATGLFGPAEGTVLLSGGGVLAAVLARHLVTAHGVRRLRVLSRRGADAPGMPELTAELAAAGAELTTVGCDVSDRQALTAALAAIPARHPLCAVVHTAGVLDDGLLEGLTRERMTAVLRPKLDAARHLDRLTRGTDLSAFVVFSSAAGVLGSPGQASYSAANAALDALTAERRRLGLPGLSLAWGLWERHSGMTSKLDGAERRRIDRRGARGLSDAEAMALLDTALAADAAETGDGTPAVLAHLDLPAHRDGPVHPMLRSLVRRGRPAGAAATAALSLRNRLDAADAQERELILRELVLTQAAEVLGHTESGALSGTVPFLSVGFDSLTAVELRNRLAAATGLRLRPSVVFDSGTPAGLAARLATAARAEPEPAPRTGIAPPAVTDTPPDAASDTESDNDPVSVLFRRACALGRTDEGIALLKHASALRPAFRDGDELAAAGTGPRLLRLNERDGAPVIVCFGSVVALGGAHQYARFAARFRDRYAVTALDAPGFTPEEELPADMAALVGFQAATLLRELSGRTLVLAGSSSGGTLAHGVAAELERRGEGPAAVVLLDTYLSDNTGITQFNDVLLGGMFAREDRAAPMDGTRLTAMGGYFRLLDDWKPPTVHAPVLLVRASVPLGSPSAGAGDWRSSWASADAVVDVPGDHFSIMEQHVATTGDAVGTWLGAVLRTSDDL, encoded by the coding sequence ATGCCCACGGACACGGACACGGACCAGGTGGTCGCCGCCCTGCGTGCCTCGCTGCTGGACAACCAGCGCCTGCGCCAGGAGAACCGACGGCTCCGCGACGACTCCGCCGAGCCCGTCGCGATCGTGGCCATGAGCTGCCGCTACCCCGGTGGCGTACAAACCCCGGAGGATCTGTGGGAGCTGCTGGTCAAGGAGCGTGACGCGGTCGCGCCGTTTCCCACCGACCGCGGCTGGGACGTCGAGGGACGGTTCGACGCCGACCCCGACGCCCCCGGGACCTTCTATGTCCGCGAGGGCGGCTTCCTCCACGACGCCACCGGGTTCGACCCGGGCTTCTTCGGCATCTCGCCCCGTGAGGCGCTGGCCATGGACCCGCAGCAGCGGCTGCTGCTGGAGGCGTCCTGGGAGGCGGTGGAGCGCGCGGGCATCGATCCGCTGACGCTGCGCGGCAGCCGCACCGGGGTCTGGACCGGAGTGATCTACAGCGAATACGCGTCCAGGCTCGACCGGGTGCCCGACGAGCTGGAGGGCTTCCTCGGCACGGGCACCATCCCCAGCGTGGCCTCGGGCCGGATCGCCTACACCCTGGGCCTGGAGGGTCCGGCGGTGACCCTGGACACCGCCTGCTCGTCCTCGCTGGTCGCCATCCACCTCGCCTGTCAGGGACTGCGCTCCGGCGACGCCACCCTCGCCCTGGCCGGCGGGGTGACCGTGATGTCCACCCCCGGCCTCTATGTCGGATTCAGCCGCCAGCGCGGCCTGGCACCCGACGGGCGCAGCAAGTCCTTCTCGTCCACGGCGGACGGGGCGGGGTTCGGTGAGGGACTCGGTCTGCTTCTGCTGGAGCGGCTCTCGGACGCGTTGCGCGCGGGGCATCCCGTCCTGGCCGTCATCCGTGGTTCGGCCGTCAACCAGGACGGCGCCAGCAACGGACTGACCGCCCCGAACGGCCCGGCCCAGCAGCGCGTCATCAGCGGCGCGCTCGACCGAGCCGGACTCGCCCCGGGCGAGGTGGACATGGTGGAGGCGCACGGCACCGGCACCACGCTCGGAGACCCGATCGAGGCGCAGGCGCTGCTGGCCACCTACGGCCAGGGCCGCCCCGCCGACCGGCCGTTGCGGCTGGGGTCGCTGAAGTCCAACCTGTCCCACACCCAGGCCGCCGCCGGGGTCGGCGGCGTGATCAAGACCGTACTGGCGATGCGTCACGGGCTGCTGCCGCGCACCCTGCACATTGACCGCCCCTCGACCCAGGTCGACTGGACCGAGGGGGCCGTCTCCCTGCTCACCGCGGCCACCCCCTGGCCGCAGACCGGCCGACCGCGCCGGGCGGGCGTCTCCTCCTTCGGTGTCAGCGGCACCAACGCCCACGTGATCGTGGAGTCGGCACCCCCCGTCACCTCGACCGGACCGGCCGGATCGGTTCCGCGTCCGGGGGTGGTGGTGTGGCCGTTGTCGGGGCGGGACGGTGCGGCGTTGCGCGGGCAGGCGGCGGCGTTGCACGCGCGGGTACTGGCGGAGCCCGGGCTGGATGTGCTGGATGTCGGCTACTCGTTGGCGGTGGGGCGTTCGCGTTTCGCGGAGCGGGCGGTCGTGGCCGGGTCGGACCGCGACGAGTTGCTGACCGGCCTCGCGGCCCTCTCACGGGACGTGGACTCCCCGCGGGTGGTGCGGGGCGGTGGGGTGACACCGGGTCGTTCGGTGTTGGTGTTCCCGGGGCAGGGTTCGCAGTGGGTGGGGATGGCCGTGGAGCTGCTGGAGGGGTCGGCGGTGTTCGCGGCTCGGATGGCGGAGTGCGAGCGGGCGCTGGCGCCCTATGTCGACTGGACGCTGGGAGAAGCACTGGGCTCGGCCGAGGCGTTGGCCCGGGTGGATGTGGTGCAGCCGGTGTTGTGGGCGGTGATGGTGTCACTGGCCGAGGTGTGGCGTTCGTTCGGTGTGGTGCCGGATGCGGTGGTGGGTCACAGTCAGGGGGAGATTGCTGCTGCGTGTGTGGCGGGTGGTTTGAGTCTGGACGACGGGGCGCGGGTGGTGGCGTTGCGCAGCCGTGCGGTGGGTGCGCTGGCGGGCCGCGGCGGCATGGCGTCGGTGCCGCTGCCGGTGGACGTGGTGCGGGAGCGGATCGCTTCCTGGGACGGCCGGTTGTCGGTGGCGGCGGTCAATGGTCCGTCGTCGACGGTGGTGTCGGGGGACGCGGACGCGGTCACGACGCTGGTCGACCAGCTCGTCGAGCAGGAGGTGCGGGCGCGTCGTATCGAGGTGGACTACGCCTCGCACTCCGCGCATGTGGAGGAGATCCGCGAACAGCTCCTCGCCGATCTGGCGGGGATCACTCCCCTCTCCGGTCCGGTGCCGTTCTACTCCAGCGTCACCGGCGCCCTGTTGGACACCAAGGCCCTGGACGCCGAGTACTGGTATCGCAACCTCCGTCGGACCGTTGAGTTCGAGCGGGCCACCCGCTCCCTGCTCGCCGCCGGACACCGTGTCTTCATCGAGACCGGTCCCCACCCCGTCCTGACCTACGGGGTCGAGGACACGGCCGCCGACGCGGGCGCCCCGGAGGCGCTGGTGCTCAGCACCCTGCGGCGCGGGGAGGGCGGACTCCACCAGATGCAGCTCGCCCTCGCCGCGGCCCAGGTCCGCGGTCTGCCGGTCGACTGGGCGGCGCTGTTCACGGGGACCGGTGCCCAGCGCGTGGACCTGCCCACCTATGCCTTCCAGCGACGCCGCTACTGGCTCGACGCCCTTCCGGCCGATCGCGACCCGGTGTCCACCGGTCAATCGGCGGCGGACCATCCGCTGCTCGGCGCGGCGGTCGAACTGCCGGACGACGCGGGCACCCTCTTCACCGGACGGCTGTCCCTGGCCACCCACCCGTGGCTCGCCGACCACACCGTGGCCGGCGCGGTCATCCTGCCGGGCGCGGCCTTCGTGGAGCTGGCCGCGCACGTGGGCCGCCGCCTCGGCTGCGCTCTGGTGGAGGAGCTGACCCTGGCCGCCCCGCTGCTGCTGCCCGGTGATGCCACCGATGACCGCGCCGTACAGTTGCGGGTCCTGGTGGGTGCCGAGGACGATTCGGGACGGCGTCCGGTGGAGTTCCACTCCCGCCCCGAGGACGCCACCGGGCCCGACCGGGTCTGGACCCGGCACGCGACCGGGACGGTCGGCGTGCGGAGCCCCTCGGACGGTGCGGCACGGCCGGACGGTACGTGGCCCCCGCCCGGTGCGGTCCCCCTGGACGTCGACGAACTGTACGAGCTGCTCGAAGCCGGTGGCATCGACTACGGACCGGCGTTCCGGGGTCTGCGCGCCGCCTGGCGCGCGGGGGACGAGATCCACGCCGAGGTCGCACGGCCCGCCGGCCTTCCCGGTGCCGGACGGGGCGGCTTCGGGGTGCACCCGGTCCTGCTGGACGCGGCCCTCCAGGCGACCGGTCTGCGTGAGGGCTCCCGTACTCCGGGGGCCGCCGACGGTGTCCCCCTGCCGTTCTCCTGGCAGCGGGTCCAGATCGAGCCGTCCGACGCGCCGGTGCTGCGCGTCCGGCTGCGTTCCGACGGACCCGACGCGGTCACCGTGCGGATCACCGACCCGTCGGACCGTGCCGTGGTGACGGTCGGTTCGCTCGCCCTGCGTGCGGCGCGCGCCGACGCGCTGCGGGCGTCGTCGGGCTCCGTGTTCCGTGTCGGCTGGACCCCGGTCACCGCGCCGACCGGCCCACGCCCGGTCACCCGCTGGGGCCTGCTCGGCCCGCGGGACGATCGGCTGCTGCCGGCCGGCTTCCCCGTCGTGCCGCCGTCGGCGGCGCCCGACGCGGTACTGCTGATCTGCCCCCCGTCCGCCCCGGCGGGGAACCCTCCGACCGGGAACGTCCCGACCGGCACCGCTCCAGCCGGGGACACCCGCGCCGGGCAGGCTCCCACCATGGCCGACGGGACCGTGGCCGTCGGGACCGTGGCTGCGGCGACCAGCGACGTTGCGACCGGGGACGCCCTGCCCGGGGATGCCCCGCCCGGGGATGCCCCGCCCGGGGACGCCTCGGCCCGGGACGAGGGAATCCCGGCGGTGCACGCGGTCGCGGCCTCCGTCCTCGAACACCTCCAGCGTCATCTCGCCCACGACACCGCCGCAGCCGTACCGCTGGTGGTGCTCACCCGGGGCGCGCCCGGTCCGCCCACCGGGGAGCCGCGCCCCGTGGACCTCGGCGCGGCGGCCGTCTGGGGCCTGCTCCGGGCAGCCCAGCTCGAACACCCCGACCGGTTCGTGGTGCTGGACATCGACCGGCCGGACAGCGTCGGTGACGCGCTCACCGAACTTCTCGCCACCGGTGAACCGCAGGCAGCCTTGCGCGCCGACGTACTGCACGCGCCCCGACTGCTACGGCCGACCGCCCCCCGGGCCGTGGCAGCGCCCGGTGCGGGGCCCGGCACCGGGCCCACGACCCGGGCGACCGGACTGTTCGGACCGGCCGAGGGCACGGTGCTGCTGAGTGGCGGAGGCGTTCTCGCGGCCGTCCTGGCACGCCATCTGGTCACCGCGCACGGGGTACGCCGTCTCCGGGTACTGAGCCGCCGGGGCGCCGACGCTCCCGGGATGCCGGAGCTGACGGCCGAACTCGCCGCGGCGGGGGCCGAGCTGACCACCGTCGGCTGCGATGTGTCGGACCGTCAGGCACTGACCGCCGCTCTGGCGGCCATCCCCGCGCGCCATCCGCTGTGCGCAGTGGTCCACACCGCCGGAGTGCTCGACGACGGCCTGCTGGAGGGGCTGACACGGGAGCGGATGACGGCGGTGCTGCGGCCCAAGCTCGACGCCGCCCGGCACCTCGACCGGCTGACGCGCGGCACGGATCTCTCGGCGTTCGTCGTCTTCTCCTCCGCGGCGGGCGTGCTGGGCAGTCCGGGACAGGCGTCCTACTCCGCCGCCAATGCCGCGCTGGACGCGCTGACCGCCGAACGCCGACGGCTCGGGCTGCCCGGGCTGTCCCTGGCCTGGGGGCTCTGGGAGCGGCACAGCGGGATGACCTCGAAACTCGACGGCGCCGAACGGCGACGTATCGACCGACGCGGCGCGCGCGGCCTCTCCGACGCGGAGGCCATGGCGTTGCTGGACACCGCTCTCGCCGCGGACGCCGCCGAGACGGGTGACGGGACCCCCGCCGTCCTGGCACACCTCGACCTCCCCGCGCACCGCGACGGTCCGGTCCACCCGATGCTGCGCTCGCTGGTACGGCGGGGCCGCCCGGCGGGAGCGGCGGCGACGGCCGCCCTGTCGCTGCGGAACCGGCTCGACGCCGCCGACGCCCAGGAGCGTGAGCTGATCCTGCGTGAACTCGTCCTCACCCAGGCCGCCGAAGTCCTCGGCCACACCGAGTCCGGGGCGCTGTCCGGGACGGTGCCGTTCCTCTCCGTCGGTTTCGACTCGCTGACCGCGGTCGAGCTGCGCAACCGTCTGGCCGCCGCCACCGGTCTGCGGCTGAGGCCCTCCGTGGTCTTCGACAGCGGGACGCCGGCGGGGCTCGCCGCGCGCCTCGCCACCGCGGCGCGCGCCGAACCCGAACCTGCACCCCGAACCGGTATCGCGCCGCCGGCCGTGACAGACACCCCGCCGGACGCCGCGTCCGACACCGAGTCCGACAACGACCCGGTGAGCGTACTGTTCCGACGGGCCTGCGCGCTCGGCCGGACCGACGAGGGCATCGCCCTGCTCAAGCACGCCTCCGCCCTGCGCCCGGCGTTCCGCGACGGCGACGAACTCGCGGCGGCCGGCACCGGTCCGCGACTGCTGCGTCTGAACGAGCGCGACGGTGCCCCGGTGATCGTCTGTTTCGGTTCCGTCGTCGCCCTCGGCGGCGCCCACCAGTACGCCCGCTTCGCCGCCCGCTTCCGGGACCGCTACGCCGTCACCGCCCTGGACGCCCCCGGCTTCACCCCTGAGGAGGAACTGCCCGCCGATATGGCCGCCCTGGTGGGATTCCAGGCGGCGACGCTGCTCCGCGAACTGTCCGGACGGACCCTGGTGCTGGCCGGCTCCTCCTCGGGCGGCACGCTCGCCCATGGGGTGGCCGCCGAACTGGAACGCCGCGGTGAGGGGCCCGCGGCCGTGGTGCTGCTGGACACCTATCTCTCCGACAACACGGGCATCACCCAGTTCAACGATGTGCTGCTGGGCGGGATGTTCGCCCGCGAGGACCGGGCGGCCCCGATGGACGGGACCAGACTGACCGCGATGGGCGGCTACTTCCGTCTGCTCGACGACTGGAAACCGCCGACGGTCCATGCCCCGGTGCTCCTGGTACGCGCGTCCGTCCCCCTCGGCAGTCCGTCCGCCGGGGCCGGTGACTGGCGCTCGTCCTGGGCCTCCGCCGACGCCGTCGTCGACGTTCCCGGAGACCACTTCTCGATCATGGAACAGCATGTCGCGACCACCGGGGACGCCGTCGGCACCTGGCTCGGCGCCGTCCTCCGCACCTCCGATGACCTGTGA